TATCTGACACTGACCCCTGGTCCAGACAGCAGTGGCCAGACTAGACAGAGAATTTCTCTCTTATTCACAACATGAACCACAGCAGCTTGAATTCTTTCCCTCCTGGGTGGGAAGACATTCCCTAGAAAAGAGCTGCGAGCTTGGCAGGCACCAAGCACTTCCTATGCcttaggaaagaaaatgtaataataacagTTAATACACACTGAGCCTTTATGATCGTGCCAAGCATGGTTCTGaatggattaactcatttaatccaatAACAACCCAATGAGATGGGTACCATTAGTATCCtcatttacagatggggaaaatgagggaCAAACAGCTCGAGCAACTTTCCCAGGGCCACATAGCCAGAGCATGGCCAAGCCTTCTTTTCACTGGGAGGACTGTGTGATTGCCGGATGTGAAAAAACCCAGAACGTGGGTAGGGGCTTAAAACGGGATGTGGATTTCTAGGCCAGTGACTTTCCATTATGTGGGTCAATGCTATACCGATGATGGGTTCCAggtttgccagataaaatacaggatgcccagttaaatttgaatttcagatgaacaacgTAACTGTTTTGTTTTCACACACTTATACTAcaaaaagtatttgttgtttatctgaaactcaCATTGAGCTAGGCGTTCTACGTTTTCATTTGCTAAAGCTGGCAGCCTCATTCCAAGCACCAGCTCGGGACTCTGCCTGCAGGGCTGATCTTCAAGGTCCCTGCTCCCTCACACagctggtggaggtggggagccccggggcggggagggggggtgtATCTGGATGGAAAACGAAGGAGCagggatatttattgagcacccaccaCATGCCAAGCAGCTTTGTGCTGCCTTTTCATTTGCTGTTTCACTTTTACCAGGAGGTGAGTCTTACCAACCCCACTTTgcaagtaaggaaactgaggcttggagagagtCTGTAATTTGATACGCGAGGTTGTAAGCAAAGGGGCTGGGATTTCAACCCACGTTCTCTCCACAGTATCAGTTGCCTGTTGGGAGTCAGGATCCCAGGGTCACGCCCCCCGACCCCAGGCAAGAGTCTAGCTCTCTGCCCTTCCccatctccttttccttccctcttcccttttgAATTTTGGAGCAAGGGTGTGGTGGCTGCAGTGCCAGGTGCTGCTGTGGCCTGAGGGTTGCCATGGAAACCAGCCCTGCCTGGTCGGGAGTTTGGGACGGGGGCCTGAAGTGACCAGCCTGCTCCAAGGACACAGACCTACAGAAGACAGGGATGAGGGCTCAGGCTGCTGGCCAGGCGGTTCCTTTCTCACCAGCAGCCCCACCAAGGACCCCCCCCATCCAGCTCTACTCTCAAAGAAAATTAGTCTCTCAATACCAGTCCTATCTGTCCTCCCTAGCCTCCCCACTTCTTGCCCATGGAGTGAGGGGCCTCCCTAGCTGCAAAGAGGCAGAAGGAGCTGCCTCACACTTTTCTAGAAGCTTGAAGGttttgtggggggtgggggagagtctGAGAGTTGGTCACCCATAGCAGGGTGTGAAAGAGCCCAGCGCCAGCCTGCCCTGTGCCTGGTGAAACTTACGATTCAATGAGAAGTGTTATTGGTACCTCGGGAACCCTCAGGCGGCGCCTCTGGCCTTCCTCCAGGCtttcctcctctgccttccttagaatccttcccttttccctccctgAGGGTTGGTCACTGGCTGGGAGGGGTTGGGTGGCTGCCAGGCCCAAAGGGGTGAGAGAAGGGACACCCCCAACCCCACTTCCAtggaggatggagggggagggaaagTGTGCTCAGCTCTTCTGCCAGCTGGAGAATTCAGGAGAATTTCAGCTTGCGCAGAGCCCCTGCTTTGACCCAGAGGAGGGACGTTTAGGCAAATTTATAAGCCTTGAGTCTTAGCAAACGGGCCTGCTTATCTGTGTGGTACAGTGGCCGGCGCACTGGATTTGGTGTCAGGGCCTGGGCTCAGGGCATAGCCCCGCCACTCACTCGTTCTGAGGCCCTTCCTCCTGGCCTCAATTTCAGCAAACTAGAGCAGAGAGATGGATAAGGCGGTGGCCAAACGTCCGTGACGACACTCCTCCTGCCTGGTTCAGGCAAGGGTACCCCCAGGACAAAAAGGCAGGAGATCTGAACCTTCACCTGCCCCCCAAGGGGAGAGGGGGCCCTGTCCTCTGGCCTGGCCTCCTAGCACAGCCAGGCCTGCCCTGCCCACTCATCACCCACGCTCCAGGGACTCTGGTCCAtttgggaaactgagacccaaaggcAGCATGATTCTCGGCTGCTCACGGGAGTCCTGCCTCCAGAGCTGTAAGTCTTCCACAGTTTCAGCCCCTGAGCTTACAGGGCTCAGAAATAGCCCACGAAAAACTCTGGGATCTGGACCTTCTGAGCACCCTGGTCCTGGGTGCAAGGCGAGCTGCAGAGGGACACGGTTGACCTGGGGCTCGGGCAAGAGGCCAGAGTCTCAGGCCTCAGGGAGGAACTGCAGTTTGAGGCAAAGGAATAGGAACTCTTAACTAAGTGGAGATGGAAAAATCTCTCTCGGTCAGTGACAAACACACCCTTTGTTCTTATTTGTTTTCACCTCAGAGCTCTGCAGAGTCCCTGAGGAAGTGAGGGGGAGGGCCAGAGGTCAGAGAAGGACCTCGAATAAATGGGCCTTGTGGTCTTTGGTCAGCAGCAGGCCCAGGGCACGGGAAAGGGAGCTGGCAGGAGCGtgtgaggggtggagaggaggaagggggagagggcagTCATGGCTGTGGCCCCCGTGGCTCCACTCCGACACGGTAGACAGGGGCTGGGATTCGCTGCCAGCAAGAGACGCAGCACGGTTTTCCAGCTCAGCCCAGATTGTAGGGAGGACGGCCCCAGACCCGAGACTCCTTCAGGTTGGGGACTCTTCCTGGGTAGAGGCTGCTTATCCCCTGTCATACTGGGACCTCGCCAGGTCGAGCCACTGGAGTAGGGACCGTGCAGGACAAGCGTAGTCTTGTCAGTCTGAGAGCAGTGTCTCCACAGCCAAACAGGGGACTTCCCATTTGGGCTGTGGTTCCTCCGTCACATCagggacttcctggaggaggaccTATCTCCCCATCAAAAGAGTCCGCAGGGAGCAGCCCCAGGCTCTGCAGCAGGTGTGACTGATGCGGCCTCTCTGGGTGGCAGGCAACAAATGGTACAAGCGGCATCTCTCCTACCGCCTGGTGAACTGGCCCCAGCACCTGCCTGAGCCGGCAGTTCGGGGGGCCGTGCGCGCCGCCTTCCAGCTGTGGAGCAACGTCTCGGCGCTGGAGTTCTGGGAGGCCCCGGCCACAGGCCCCGCTGACATCCGCCTCACCTTCTTCCAAGGGGACCACAACGACGGGTTGAGCAACGCCTTCGATGGCCCAGGTGCTGACACAGAGCCTCTCTCCCACACGGCAGGAGGGAAACCCAACTAGGAGAGGCAGTCTGGGGAGGGCAGTAGAGCCTTCACTCCCTCTTTGGCCTTGGCCAAGCTGCAGCCCCCTCTGAAGAACCttcagtcttcccatctgtagaatgggaacaGTGGTCCCTGCCCTATTAGGTGCCTCATGGCTGAAGGGACGGTCACATGAGGTTCTCCAtgaaaagtgctttgcaaactctAAAGAGTATTATCTCTTTTGGGAGAAACTTCTGGGGTCTTGTCACCCATCCCCTGCCTCtagtcaggcctgtgcctctctTGTTCTCCAGGAGTGAATGTTCTCCAGACCAAGGCTCTAAAAACATCCAGAGGCCACCACAACCCCACTCCCGCCCTCCCACCACCCACTGCACAGTCACTGCCACAGGGCAAGAGGCCTTCTACCCTCTCCCTGCCACCTGCTTCACACACCCACAGCCCAGACTGTCTGCCCCTGACCTAAAGGCTTACGGCTGCAATGTAAACCGCTCTCCTCCCCTTCTGCCCAACACTAGCCTTCACAACCTGAATGCAGGCCATCTGTGCATCTCCTCCCCACTAGTGAGGTGAGGAGACCTGATCAGGCCCCTTCAGCGTGGGGACTTAAGCCCTTGTGTCCCCTGGGTACTTGGGGCCCACCTCCCCTGCAGTCTCCTGCTTTCCATCAAGCCCACTCAGAGCAAAGCCCACTTCCAAGCCCTGCTGCTGAGACCCAGGGTAGGACTGGGAGAGATTTAGGCTCTTCAAGAATCCACATGGAGCACCCACACGTGCTTGCATGTAACTCACTTCACCCACGATATCTCCATGAGACATTGATATCCATACCCAGGTCCCCAGGTGGAGTCTGGTCACTAAGACGGCACTGGACTGGGAGTCAGCTCTCTGATTTGAGAGAGGTGTTTTGTCTGAGTTCATGTCTTCTCCCTTCGAAACCTGCCCATCTGTCTCCCAGGATTATTGTGAGGGTTAAACAGAAAGGGCTTACATGGCTCGAAACAGCTTGGGGCATATTCAAAATTAGAAGCATGTATTCCTCCTACAAGTGACCAGCTCTCCACGCCCCAGAAGGCTCCCTTTAAAGGCAGCCTCCCAACTTTTGTCAGTCCCCTCTGGCCTGGGCTCCAAGAAGGCAACGCCAGAAGGAACTTCAGGGCTTCTAGGCCAGCATCATTGCAGTGCTGTCTGCCGACTCCTGCAGAAAGTGAATTGTGAGGGGGTAGGACCCTAGAAACTGCAGAATTGCATCTGGGGCCCACTACCAGCTTGAGAATCGCTGATCCAGCCCATCTCCCTCTGCTCACTCCTATTACAAGCAGGGAAGCAGGGAAGTAGAGACCCAcacaggaccctggcagaggGAAGGCAAGAGTAAAAGAACGCAAGAatatatagactttttttttttttttttttttttgccccgctgcgtggcatgcgggatcttagtttcctgaccaggaatccaacccgtgccccctgcagtagaagtgcagagtcctaaccacaggaccgccagggaagtcccctacatacgcttctctctccttttttttttttttttttttataaatttatttatttttgactgcgttgggtcttcgttgctgcacgcaggttttctctagttgcggcgagcgggggctactcttcgttgccgtgcgcgggcttcttatcgcagtggcttctcttgttgcagagcatgggttctaggcacgcaggcttcagtagttgtggtgtgcgggctcagtagctgtggctcgctggctctagagctcaggctcagtagttgtggcgcacgggcttagttgctccgcggcatgtgggatcttcctggaccagggcttgaacccgtgtcccctgcattggcaggcggattcttaaccactgtgccaccagggacgtccccccTATATGTACTTATTAATAAATAAGCTATACCTACCCATAAATACActcagcacccagatcaagaaacaacaTTACCAACACCCCAGAAGTCTCATTAAGCCCCCTTCGGGGGTAACCACTGTCCCTACTCCTAGATCTCTTCGAAAGTAAGTAATGGTTAGTACCTGCGGTAGACACTAAGTATTACATGTAACATACACAAGTACACACATCCCTTTTTAATACTCAGAACAACCCCGTGAGGAGCAACTTCCTTATCAACATGCCCATTTTTCAGATCTAAAATCTAAAAGctaagacacagagaggttaagctatctgtccaaggtcacacagctagtaaggggaTAAAACCGGGATTGGAAGCTAGGCAGTTTGGCCCCGTGCTCTTTGTACACCACGCTCCCTCTTAGGCTTCCAGGCCCCATAGCCTAGTCATCTGTTCATTGCTCCACACTTCAGCTTCTGCCAGACTTAATTAGGAGGGAAATTACTCATCAAAAACGCAGCCATACACACGCCAATGGCATTTGCGCCGGGCGGTGGGAAGTTGGGGGGTGTCGCGGGCTGCGGCTCCGCCTGACCTCCTCGCCGCCTGTAGGCGGCGCCCTGGCGCACGCCTTCCTCCCCCGCCGCGGCGAAGCGCACTTCGACCGCGACGAGCGCTGGTCCCTGAGCCGCCGCCGCGGGCGCAACCTGTTCGTGGTGCTGGCGCATGAGATCGGCCACACGCTCGGCCTGACCCACTCGGCCGCGCCGCGCGCGCTCATGGCGCCCTACTACAAGAGGCTGGGCCGCGACGCGCTGCTCAGCTGGGACGACGTGCTGGCCGTGCAGAGCCTGTATGGTGAGCCCCCGGCGCGCTCGCCACTGCGCTCTCCCTTGTCCCCTGCGCCCCGGGATCCCCAGGGCTCGGACACCGGCTCTTCAAATAGGATCCCCCATCCTAAGCGCAGGAAGCTGGCCTCCCCATCACAGGTCCTTCCCGATACTGAAGCTTCGGGCTCCCCTCAAATCTTGAGAAACCTCATCTCCTGCTGTGCTTCACCCGCATGCCTGGCCTCTATCATCCCAACCAATTCCTGGGCACAGACCTCCTCTGCGTTCCAGTTGCTGATTCCTGCCCGACCAGGGCTGTGCAATTCCTCGCATATCCCTGCCCCATCATCCAGACCCAGTCCTCGGTCCCACCCAGACCCCAGAGCCCTCATTCCTGCTCCCAGCTCCAGTGGCTCTCCCCCAACATTTCCCTCTCCGTGAGCTGATGCCCACTTTTCCCCCAAGCCTGGGCCTCTGCCTGGCGGTGGACTTAGACAAGGTCTTCTCCCGCAGAATGAACGACTGGTGCTTCCCAGAGATTTATCTGGACCCCAGCCCGGGGCTGTGACCCTGAGTACCTggtgtggtgggcagggccaggatcCCTAGGAACAAGTACCATTCCATCGGGGTCAGCAGTTGCTCTTGGGCAAAGCACTTCCCCTTTTAGAGTCGTCGGTTTTATCTTCTGGGGGAAATAAAAGGTGGGGGGGATAATAATTGAGGCCCTGCTTACCTCCCAGGGCTGTTGTTCTGGTGGATATGAACATGCTTTGTAGTCTAAGAGACCTACAcaaaggtaataataatagctgctaTTTCACGAGTGTCTACCATGGGCCAGACACTTAACACACCCATGAGGTATCTTTTTATCCACAAATGAGGAAGATGGGGCTCAGAGACATTagataacttgtccaaggtcacccagctaggaaGGTGCAGACCAGGATTCAGGAGCTGGTGCCGAATTCTAAGCTTGTAGGACTCTGCCTCATTCTCATAAGTGAAGTACAGTGATGTCATTATTATAACTGCTGTAATTATCACAGCCCAGGCCCCTGAACTCTGCCCTCACGCCATCTGCATTGTCCAGGACTCAGGGAAGAGGACCCTCTGCCCTTTTTAGTTCCAAACCCTTGTTTGGTTCCCCCACTCCGATTTTACCCTTTTCCAGACTGTTCGGCAGGAAAGAGGACTTCTGAGTTTGGTGCTATGGTTATAACACCAACAACCAAGGACAACTCTtaaccccccacccctgccctccttccctgcccctcatGTCAGATAATGAAACGAACCAAGGGGGAGGTCTCGAGCACTCAACACACCCCCAACCAGTGTGCGTTCTCTCCcgcttccctccttccctgtgaAGGGAAGCCCCAGGGCGGCTCAGGGGCCATCCAGCTCCCTGGAAAGCTATTCACGGACTTTGAGGCCTGGGACCCCCACAGACTCCAAGGAAGGCGCCCTGAAACCCGAGGTCCTAAATATTGCCACTCTTCCTTCGATGCAATCACTGTAGGTAAGATGGTCCCGCTGgttccttgcttccttcttccctcctcctcctccacatcTCCAGGGGTCTCCGGAGCTGGAGTACAAGTTTGGGGGATGaattataaaatccagaaatcCCAAGTCACAAGCATTCTGCAGGGTAGCAAGCCCACGCCAAGCAAAACGCTGCTTCCTCCTGCACTTTCCCCTCTGCCCCAGCTGTGCCTGCTGTATCCTCTCTGCCGCATCCTCTCTCGTCAGTTTGGGAAGCTGGGTTCTAGGGAAGCACCTTCCCTGGAAAGAAGGCAGGAGGCCGATGGTCACTCCTCAACTTTCTCTTGTCTCTGGGCAGATGGGCAACATCGACTGTACATATTTCAAGGGAACCAGTTCTGGGAGGTGACAGCTGATGGCAACGTCTCAGAGCCCCACCCACTACAGAAAaggtgggcagggctgccccCCCATATTGAGGCTGCCGCGGTGTCATTGGAGGATGGAGACTTCTACTTCTTCAAAGGTACCAGCCCTGgggcagatgagaaaattgaagcctAGAGAGGGGAGGAGTCTGCCCAAGGTCAAAAGAGGGGAGGAGTCTCAATTCCATTCTGAACCTGTGGCCCCAGCAACTCTCCCAGGAGATTCCTTTAGTGATGGATTGGGGGGCACAGGTGTCACGGTTGTCCCAGAGAGCGGGTGGGAGAGTTTCAGAGAAGAGTCTAGAGGGAAGCAGAGGGTGGCCCTGAGCTCTGCAATGCAGCAGAAGGACAAATCTTCCTTGGACTCCTGGCTGTGTGAGTCTGGGCCTGTCACTTAACTCTTGGAGCTTGAATTTGTTGAACGGGGAAAATAATCCCTCAGGCTTGTTGGGGAAGGAGGATTAAAAGAACATAATGTCTGAGGAATGTGCAGTATGAGAAAATTgtgttcattcattgattcaacaaatattgagtgcCTTCTACAAACTCGGCTGGAGGTGTTGGGATACAGTAGTGATCAAAACAAAATtccctgccctcacagaactGTTGGTAGTAATGGCCGTGGAGAAAGCCCCTGGACTTCCCTGAAGTCTACCACTCCCTGGGAGGGTGCATGCTTCCTGCCTGGGTTGGGGAGGTTCCTTCAGAGCAACCTGCCCTCTGCGGACACCTGCTGGAAGTGGAGGCCACAAGAGTCCCTCCTCTACTGTTTACAACTGATCTATTTTGATTATCACAAATACTGACCACCTTGGACTCCAACATGAAGGGGAGTAGGAATATGGGGGGACAGAGGTGGGGTAGAGGACCAAAGGGCGAGCGCACCAACTCACGCTGGCTCTGCCGATGTCCCACAGGGAGTCGATGCTGGAGGTTCCAGGGCCCCAAGCCAGTGTGGGGCTCCCCACAGCTGTGCCGGGCAGGGGGCCTGCCCCCCCACCCGGATGCTGCCCTCTACTTCCCTCCTCTGAGTCGCCTCATCCTCTTCAAGGGCGCCCGCTACTACGTGCTGGCCCGAGGGGGGCTGCAGGTGGAGCCCTACTACCCCCGAGGCCTGCAGGACTGGGGCGGTGTCCCTGAGGAGGTCAGCGGCGCTCTGCCCAGGCCCGACGGCTCCATCATCTTCTTCAGAGACGACCGCTACTGGCGCCTCGACCAGGCCAAACTTCGAGCAACGCCCTCGGGCCGCTGGGCCACAGAGCTGGCCTGGATGGGCTGCTGGCACGCCAACTCGGGGGGCACCCTGTTCTGAAGACGCCCCCACCTCTTAGTGAATTGCTGGCGCGCTCTCGTGGCCAACGTGTATCCCCAGCCCCAAGGGCAGAGCCTGTCTGGAAGCCTCTGAGCCTCCCTGCAGAAGTCCAGGCAGGAAAGTTCATCTGCATTTGTTCCCTGGAGAATGTCTTTGTGCTGTCAAGACATTGATCTTTGTGGGATCAATTCAACGAGAAGCCGAAAAGGATCCCAGACCCCACGGCCCTTTCCCCAAAGACTCATTCCTCCCCAGGCCTTGGGGATTTTGTTTCTTCCCCTAAAGGTGCCGTTCCTGTCCATGAGGCCACAGCGCTGGGCAACCAGGAAGGATGCAAAACTCAATGGAGAAGTTGGGACCACTTTGCAAGACTGTCCCTTCCCCTCAGGGCCTCCCGGCTCCGTCCTTGGAGGATTGTGTCTTATTTAATCAgaggccccacccccaggaagaCTGAATGGATTGAGTACAAGGGTCTCCAACCTCAGGGGTGTCAGGACCCAGAACAAGAAGGAGACCGATGCAGGCCTGCCGGGCCCTGTTTCTttcaggggttggggggaaggctGGAATAAAGAGGTGCTCCCAGCTGGTGGGCCTGGAGGGGGGAAGCAGCCTTCCTTGGACACGTTTCCAGTGAGAGCAGGTGGGTGTGGATGCTACGGAGGCTGCAACCATGTTCTTCCGGTCAAAGCCGGGACCAGTGAGTTGTGCGTGTGTGTAGTTGTGATAGGGAGAGGggccctgcctctctcctcaAAGATCAAAATATCCTTCGTCCACCTCATCCCCCAGGCCAGATGAAGGACCCTGTGTGGCAGGAGGAGGACAGGGGCCTCCCTGGAGGTCTGCACAGCTGCAGTCGCAGAGGCCTCTGCAGGCCGGGAGAGCTTCGTGCTCACAATGGCCCCATTCTCCTGGCCACACACGAAGCATTCCAGGAGCTCCCGCTGGCCGGCCGAGAATAGCTGGGATTCCTGGAGAAGGACCCAGCTCTCCGGCCTCCCAGTCTTCTGTCTCAGCGGCTTCTGGGGCCGGTTCTCTAGTCCTGCCCCCTGCACACCTGCCAGTGCCTCCTCTGCACACACACTGACCTCAGCCAGACCGGGCTTCCCGCGGGAGGGGAGGAAGGTCCGGCCAGCTTCAGCCCTCAGCTGACCGTGGGCATTCCTGGCCCGGcagcttcattttcttctctgcgCGGTGGGGAGAATGGCCTTTGACTGTCCTTGGCTGCAAGTGCTTTGTTCCGCCCTCTCCGAGGGGAGTTGCAGGGAGGAGGCTCTCCGCCTGCCCTTTTCCCTCTGGCTTGAacccaggggaaggggaggagggtcGATCTTTATCCCACGCCCCACCTCAAGGCACTGACACTTTGATTAGGGGCTTTATTGAATGATTTGAGGGAAGGGGCAAGTTTCCCAGAGGGGTTATTTTCTCTAGGCGACGCCTCTGCTCACCGGGCCCGAAGGACGTGAAATACCCCAGAGATGAGCGTGAGGCTGTACCAGGGGGCGCGAGTCAGGTGGGCGGTGGGCACTGCGTGCTGACCCGGGCGCTGGGGCCCTCGGGAGGCGCTGTTGGAGGAATGGAGCTCCAGGTGATGTTGGGCTCCGCATTGATGACAGGTGGGCCCGGTCatcagcggtgggcctgctgggcTGCTCGGAGTGGGGCGCTCCGGGAAGGCGGCTCTCAGGTACGTATTGGAGAGCGCTCCGcgtcggggcgggggaggagagGGTGGCGGGGATTTGGAGTCAGGCGAGGATGGAGGGCCACAGAGACTGGGGATTGGGGGGCGTTCAAAGGCCCACGGCAGCCCCCGCGCCTCCAGAAGCCCGCGCCTCCGGCAGATCCGCGTGCTCCAGAAGGCAGTGCGCCACGTAGCTCTGCGAGCTGTGCAGGTTCCTGCACTTCTTGCAGAAAAGGATCTCGCAGCGCGCGCAGCCCCCGCcgcgcagccgccgccgccgcgtcTCCAGCACGCACGGCTCCTCCAGGGGGATCCGCTTCCTGCGGGAAGGGGCCGGGGCGCTCAGGGCACCGCGCCGCCAGCTCCCGCCCGGGGCCCTGGCGCCAGTACATCCCGCCCCCGCCGAGCGGCGCGCCCTCACCTGTTGGCGGGAGGGGCCAGGCCGCCGAGCAGTGCTAAGGGGCTGAACCAGCCCCAGAAGCCGCTGTCCGCGCGCCGCAGCAGCGCCACCTGCAGGATGCTGGACTCCTGGCTCAGCGGATAGTACGACACGGAGCCCCGCTCCCGGCCCTCGCCGCCCTCCGCCTCCCCGCCCTCCGCCTCGCTCTCGGCCGCGCGTTCCTCCAGCAGCCTCTCCTCGTCCTCCTCCGGCGCCTCCTCCGCAGCCTCCGCCTCCGCCTCTGCCTCTCTGGTCCCGGGCTGCTCCAGCTCCTTCTTCCACAAGGGAA
This sequence is a window from Pseudorca crassidens isolate mPseCra1 chromosome 19, mPseCra1.hap1, whole genome shotgun sequence. Protein-coding genes within it:
- the C19H17orf50 gene encoding uncharacterized protein C17orf50 homolog, giving the protein PSLGILLAPGISCAPSFERLPIFFGGGRSVGLWATVRVPGYPGPSLTSSPPPAPAGVKIPLWKKELEQPGTREAEAEAEAAEEAPEEDEERLLEERAAESEAEGGEAEGGEGRERGSVSYYPLSQESSILQVALLRRADSGFWGWFSPLALLGGLAPPANRKRIPLEEPCVLETRRRRLRGGGCARCEILFCKKCRNLHSSQSYVAHCLLEHADLPEARASGGAGAAVGL
- the MMP28 gene encoding matrix metalloproteinase-28 isoform X4; protein product: MYARVGLLLRALPLLLWGGLDAQLAQRVGQELRREAEAFLEKYGYLSEPVPSSPASTRFSNAIREFQWVSQLPMSGMLDAATLRQMTQPRCGVADTDSQVAWTKRVSALFTGRRAKMRRKKRFARQGNKWYKRHLSYRLVNWPQHLPEPAVRGAVRAAFQLWSNVSALEFWEAPATGPADIRLTFFQGDHNDGLSNAFDGPGKPQGGSGAIQLPGKLFTDFEAWDPHRLQGRRPETRGPKYCHSSFDAITVDGQHRLYIFQGNQFWEVTADGNVSEPHPLQKRWAGLPPHIEAAAVSLEDGDFYFFKGSRCWRFQGPKPVWGSPQLCRAGGLPPHPDAALYFPPLSRLILFKGARYYVLARGGLQVEPYYPRGLQDWGGVPEEVSGALPRPDGSIIFFRDDRYWRLDQAKLRATPSGRWATELAWMGCWHANSGGTLF
- the MMP28 gene encoding matrix metalloproteinase-28 isoform X3; translation: MYARVGLLLRALPLLLWGGLDAQLAQRVGQELRREAEAFLEKYGYLSEPVPSSPASTRFSNAIREFQWVSQLPMSGMLDAATLRQMTQPRCGVADTDSQVAWTKRVSALFTGRRAKMRRKKRFARQGGALAHAFLPRRGEAHFDRDERWSLSRRRGRNLFVVLAHEIGHTLGLTHSAAPRALMAPYYKRLGRDALLSWDDVLAVQSLYGKPQGGSGAIQLPGKLFTDFEAWDPHRLQGRRPETRGPKYCHSSFDAITVDGQHRLYIFQGNQFWEVTADGNVSEPHPLQKRWAGLPPHIEAAAVSLEDGDFYFFKGSRCWRFQGPKPVWGSPQLCRAGGLPPHPDAALYFPPLSRLILFKGARYYVLARGGLQVEPYYPRGLQDWGGVPEEVSGALPRPDGSIIFFRDDRYWRLDQAKLRATPSGRWATELAWMGCWHANSGGTLF
- the MMP28 gene encoding matrix metalloproteinase-28 isoform X5 — translated: MYARVGLLLRALPLLLWGGLDAQLAQRVGQELRREAEAFLEKYGYLSEPVPSSPASTRFSNAIREFQWVSQLPMSGMLDAATLRQMTQPRCGVADTDSQVAWTKRVSALFTGRRAKMRRKKRFARQGNKWYKRHLSYRLVNWPQHLPEPAVRGAVRAAFQLWSNVSALEFWEAPATGPADIRLTFFQGDHNDGLSNAFDGPGGALAHAFLPRRGEAHFDRDERWSLSRRRGRNLFVVLAHEIGHTLGLTHSAAPRALMAPYYKRLGRDALLSWDDVLAVQSLYGKPQGGSGAIQLPGKLFTDFEAWDPHRLQGRRPETRGPKYCHSSFDAITVDGQHRLYIFQGNQFWEVTADGNVSEPHPLQKRWAGLPPHIEAAAVSLEDGDFYFFKGRPLLRAGPRGAAGGALLPPRPAGLGRCP
- the MMP28 gene encoding matrix metalloproteinase-28 isoform X2, with product MYARVGLLLRALPLLLWGGLDAQLAQRVGQELRREAEAFLEKYGYLSEPVPSSPASTRFSNAIREFQWVSQLPMSGMLDAATLRQMTQPRCGVADTDSQVAWTKRVSALFTGRRAKMRRKKRFARQGNKWYKRHLSYRLVNWPQHLPEPAVRGAVRAAFQLWSNVSALEFWEAPATGPADIRLTFFQGDHNDGLSNAFDGPGGALAHAFLPRRGEAHFDRDERWSLSRRRGRNLFVVLAHEIGHTLGLTHSAAPRALMAPYYKRLGRDALLSWDDVLAVQSLYDGQHRLYIFQGNQFWEVTADGNVSEPHPLQKRWAGLPPHIEAAAVSLEDGDFYFFKGSRCWRFQGPKPVWGSPQLCRAGGLPPHPDAALYFPPLSRLILFKGARYYVLARGGLQVEPYYPRGLQDWGGVPEEVSGALPRPDGSIIFFRDDRYWRLDQAKLRATPSGRWATELAWMGCWHANSGGTLF
- the MMP28 gene encoding matrix metalloproteinase-28 isoform X1; translated protein: MYARVGLLLRALPLLLWGGLDAQLAQRVGQELRREAEAFLEKYGYLSEPVPSSPASTRFSNAIREFQWVSQLPMSGMLDAATLRQMTQPRCGVADTDSQVAWTKRVSALFTGRRAKMRRKKRFARQGNKWYKRHLSYRLVNWPQHLPEPAVRGAVRAAFQLWSNVSALEFWEAPATGPADIRLTFFQGDHNDGLSNAFDGPGGALAHAFLPRRGEAHFDRDERWSLSRRRGRNLFVVLAHEIGHTLGLTHSAAPRALMAPYYKRLGRDALLSWDDVLAVQSLYGKPQGGSGAIQLPGKLFTDFEAWDPHRLQGRRPETRGPKYCHSSFDAITVDGQHRLYIFQGNQFWEVTADGNVSEPHPLQKRWAGLPPHIEAAAVSLEDGDFYFFKGSRCWRFQGPKPVWGSPQLCRAGGLPPHPDAALYFPPLSRLILFKGARYYVLARGGLQVEPYYPRGLQDWGGVPEEVSGALPRPDGSIIFFRDDRYWRLDQAKLRATPSGRWATELAWMGCWHANSGGTLF